One window of the Hypanus sabinus isolate sHypSab1 chromosome 13, sHypSab1.hap1, whole genome shotgun sequence genome contains the following:
- the LOC132403709 gene encoding proline and serine-rich protein 2-like: MPVESLYAEMDFDVSPIAKLNGIERMANEDSSFSSMSRNSYSDDEFMSYLSREEQECILFFENTLDSLNDDFEDYSSNSSPRVKDPTTLQRSYSENEEIIDLVATKSQPVEFIPKYDNVFPVDEDEVQVNQEKPVVKEPNTLSPLQLTKQTCFERNSPEPALEPAQAYCSHMKPPGSVPTPMVIAQKIAEKSVGNGIPWPTPQTERKPLTQEKERASTSSFTEGQALPYKNIKVQRFPSNISISVPNKEYNNTISKAAVKVQERKAQVLANLGGTSLLAAESEPSHLRGLVNSPRRSRSLKHPMSNEPAAPKLGSVNESPDEVDSGLLNGHRPKVRGSGSSQSVKAPAMSKGAHPAGLTVKSASLPPGTTDSPDSPVVRRASSFQQPSGLRAPGITVQFSGRSSNDESRREALRKLGILRISKDQ; the protein is encoded by the exons ATGCCAGTGGAGTCATTGTATGCAGAGATGGACTTTGACGTTTCTCCCATCGCTAAGTTGAATGGCATTGAAAGGATGGCGAATGAGGACAGCAGCTTCAGCTCCATGTCGAGGAACTCCTATTCG GATGACGAGTTCATGAGTTACCTGTCTCGCGAGGAGCAAGAGTGTATTTTGTTCTTCGAGAATACACTTGACTCTCTGAATGATGATTTTGAGGACTACAGCTCAAACTCCAGCCCAAGAGTCAAGGATCCTACCACACTGCAAAGAAGTTACTCAGAAAATGAGGAAATCATTGACTTAGTGGCCACCAAATCTCAGCCGGTGGAATTCATCCCTAAATATGACAATGTGTTTCCAG TTGATGAAGATGAAGTCCAGGTGAACCAAGAGAAGCCTGTGGTGAAGGAGCCGAACACCCTTTCTCCCTTGCAGTTAACAAAGCAAACGTGCTTTGAGAGGAATTCTCCCGAACCTGCGCTAGAGCCCGCACAAGCGTACTGCAGTCATATGAAGCCACCGGGGTCAGTGCCAACCCCGATGGTCATCGCGCAGAAGATTGCCGAGAAGAGTGTGGGAAATGGGATCCCGTGGCCCACGCCTCAGACCGAGAGGAAGCCGTTGACCCAGGAGAAGGAGCGAGCAAGTACAAGCTCGTTCACTGAAGGTCAGGCGCTCCCGTACAAAAACATCAAAGTCCAGAGGTTCCCATCCAACATTAGCATCTCTGTGCCGAACAAGGAGTACAACAACACCATCTCTAAGGCGGCGGTCAAAGTGCAAGAACGCAAAGCTCAAGTGCTGGCAAACCTTGGCGGCACCAGCCTTCTTGCCGCAGAGTCAGAACCAAGTCATCTTCGGGGCTTAGTCAACAGCCCCAGAAGGAGCAGGTCTCTGAAGCATCCCATGTCCAATGAACCGGCGGCGCCAAAGCTGGGCTCAGTCAACGAATCGCCGGACGAAGTCGATTCGGGGCTGCTGAATGGCCACAGACCAAAGGTCAGGGGCTCTGGCTCGAGCCAGTCCGTGAAGGCCCCTGCTATGTCCAAAGGCGCTCACCCGGCCGGCCTCACCGTGAAATCTGCCTCCCTGCCACCCGGAACCACGGACTCACCCGACTCTCCAGTGGTGCGCAGAGCAAGCTCTTTCCAGCAGCCATCGGGACTCCGGGCACCAGGGATTACTGTCCAGTTCTCAGGCCGCAGTTCCAATGATGAATCCCGTAGAGAAGCACTGCGCAAATTGGGTATTTTGAGGATTAGCAAGGATCAATGA